One Kryptolebias marmoratus isolate JLee-2015 linkage group LG21, ASM164957v2, whole genome shotgun sequence DNA segment encodes these proteins:
- the oplah gene encoding 5-oxoprolinase: protein MADTMGRFDFAIDRGGTFTDVFARLPDGRERVLKLLSSDPQNYKDAPTEGIRRVLEEETGQVFPRDQPVDTSLIGWIRMGTTVATNALLERRGERTALLVTKGFKDLLHIGTQARPKLFDLEVAMPDVLYEEVIEVDERVVLQRDDCQLQRRDPKRLVRGSTGDSLEVWKEVDLDRVEKDLRGVLSRGITSVAVLLLHSYTWSDHEKAVGSVARHLGFTQVSLSSEVMPMVRAVPRGYTVCADAYLTPKIHQYLKGFTSGFKGGLKDVDVLFMQSDGGLTPMEQFCGSRAVLSGPAGGVVGYAITSYSQMERKPVIGFDMGGTSTDVSRYAGQYEHVFEATTAGVTLQAPQLDINTVAAGGGSRLFFRSGMFVVGPESAGAHPGPACYRKGGPLTVTDANLALGRLLPSFFPKIFGPAEDEPLSLEETTRHFHQLTDEINLFLSSSQSQVGANGTSKTQNSAVPNSQSEMSVEEVAMGFIRVANEAMCRPIRALTQAKGHDTSQHVLACFGGAGGQHACSIARALGMKTVFIHKYSGVLSAYGLALADVVEEAQEPCSLKYEQPSFGELDRRMEQLSKRCRDTLRGRGFTSGQITTEVFLHLRYKGTDCALMVTADGYPDNTKSCRAGDFRAAFTKRYMKEFGFTIPDRPIVVDDIRVRGCGKSGIQSVNKPKLEHRQARAVMMTKCYFEEGYLDTGVYLWEELPCGRSIQGPAIIIDKNSTILVEPSCEARLTEEGDVCLTVGSDHQCVLGTELNTVQLSIFSHRFMSIAEQMGRVLQRTSISTNIKERLDFSCAVFGPDGGLVSNAPHIPVHLGAMQETVQYQIRSLGNKLKEGDVILSNHPCAGGSHLPDLTVITPVFRKGVNGPVFFVASRGHHADIGGITPGSMPPHSTSLQQEGAVFISFKLVSGGVFQEEAVTDALMAPAQYPGSSGTRNLHDNLSDLRAQVAANQRGSQLVGELIDTYGLAVVQAYMGYIQSNAELAVRDMLKAFAQRRRQQQAGSLEVESEDFLDDGTPIRLRVQINEEVGSAVFDFTGTGTEVWGNCNAPRAITLSALIYCLRCMVGQDIPLNQGCLAPIKVIIPPGSILQPSQNAAVVGGNVLTSQRVVDVIFKAFEACAASQGCMNNISFGSDSVGYYETVAGGAGAGPGWDGRSGVHSHMTNTRITDPEILEKRYPVILEHFSLRPGSGGTGRYRGGDGVIRKLLFRNKVVLSVLTERRATRPYGLMGGEDGEAGLNLLHRADGRVLNLGAKTSVSLQPGDMFCLYTPGGGGYGGEDANRTPQTKRRRLNETFPERGSIFEYRMAQEGV from the exons ATGGCTGACACTATGGGCAGGTTTGACTTTGCCATCGACCGCGGCGGCACCTTCACCGACGTGTTTGCCCGGCTGCCCGACGGCCGCGAGAGGGTCCTGAAACTGCTGTCCAGCGACCCCCAGAACTACAAGGATGCTCCCACTGAGGGGATCCGCAGAGTCTTGGAGGAG GAGACAGGACAGGTGTTTCCTCGCGATCAGCCTGTAGACacctctctgattggctggatcAGAATGGGCACCACGGTGGCAACCAATGCGCTGCTGGAGAGACGAGGGGAACGGACGGCGCTCTTGGTCACCAAGGGCTTCAAGGACTTGCTGCACATCGGCACACAAGCCAGGCCAAAGCTGTTTGACCTG GAAGTAGCGATGCCTGATGTGCTGTACGAAGAGGTGATAGAGGTGGATGAGCGAGTCGTCCTGCAGCGAGATGACTGccagctgcagaggagagaTCCCAAACGGCTCGTAAGAG GAAGTACGGGGGATTCCTTGGAGGTGTGGAAGGAAGTGGATCTGGATCGGGTGGAAAAAGACCTGAGGGGAGTTCTGTCCCGCGGTATCACCAGCGTGGCGGTTCTGCTGCTGCACTCATACAC gtggTCGGATCACGAGAAGGCCGTGGGCTCTGTTGCGCGTCACCTGGGCTTCACCCAGGTGTCTCTTTCCAGCGAGGTGATGCCGATGGTGCGGGCCGTGCCTCGCGGCTACACGGTCTGCGCCGATGCCTACCTCACGCCCAAGATTCATCAGTACTTAAAGGGATTCACCTCAGGTTTTAAGGGTGGATTGAAG GACGTGGATGTCCTGTTCATGCAGTCAGATGGAGGTCTGACTCCCATGGAGCAGTTCTGCGGATCACGAGCCGTTCTGTCCGGCCCGGCGGGGGGTGTGGTGGGATACGCCATCACCTCCTACAGCCAGATGGAGAGAAAGCCTGTGATTGGCTTCGACATGGGTG GGACCTCCACGGACGTGAGCCGATATGCAGGTCAGTACGAACACGTGTTCGAGGCCACGACAGCAGGAGTCACCCTGCAGGCGCCTCAGCTGGACATCAACACTgtggctgcaggaggaggatcCCGACTCTTTTTCAG ATCCGGGATGTTTGTTGTTGGACCAGAATCCGCAGGTGCACATCCAGGACCGGCCTGCTACAGGAAAG GGGGTCCTCTGACCGTCACCGATGCTAACTTGGCCCTGGGTCGCCTGCTTCCGTCCTTCTTCCCGAAAATCTTCGGTCCGGCGGAGGACGAGCCCCTGTCCCTGGAGGAGACGACGAGGCACTTCCATCAGCTCACCGACGAGATCAACCTCTTCCTGTCCTCCAGCCAATCACAG GTGGGAGCAAACGGGACcagtaaaacacagaacagcGCGGTGccaaacagccaatcagagatgAGCGTCGAAGAGGTCGCTATGGGATTCATACGTGTTGCTAATGAGGCCATGTGTCGACCAATCAGAGCTCTGACACAG GCCAAAGGTCACGACACGTCGCAGCATGTGTTGGCGTGTTTCGGGGGCGCTGGCGGCCAACACGCCTGTTCCATCGCCCGAGCTCTGGGAATGAAGACCGTCTTCATACATAA GTACAGCGGCGTGCTGTCGGCGTACGGCCTGGCTCTGGCAGATGTCGTGGAAGAGGCGCAGGAGCCGTGCTCGCTGAAGTACGAGCAGCCGTCCTTCGGCGAGCTCGACCGCAGGATGGAGCAGCTCTCCAAACGCTGCCGCGACACGCTGCGTGGCCGTGGCTTCACAAG TGGTCAGATAACCACTGAGGTTTTCCTCCACCTGCGATACAAAGGCACCGACTGCGCCCTCATGGTCACCGCTGACGGTTACCCCGACAACACCAAGTCCTGTCGAGCGGGTGACTTCCGCGCCGCCTTCACCAAACG ttacATGAAGGAGTTTGGGTTCACCATCCCAGACAGACCCATCGTGGTGGATGACATCAGAGTGAGGGGTTGTGGGAAGTCTGGGATTCAGTCGGTGAATAAACCCAAACTGGAACACAGACAAGCCAGAGCTGTCATG ATGACAAAGTGTTATTTTGAGGAAGGTTATTTGGACACCGGTGTATATCTCTGGGAGGAGCTGCCGTGCGGCCGCAGCATCCAGGGACCGGCCATCATCATTGACAAAAACAG CACCATCCTGGTGGAGCCGTCCTGCGAGGCCCGTCTGACAGAAGAGGGCGACGTTTGTTTGACCGTAGGTTCGGACCATCAGTGCGTCCTCGGCACGGAGCTCAACACCGTGCAGCTCTCCATCTTCTCCCACCGCTTCATGAGCATAGCTG AGCAAATGGGCAGAGTGCTTCAGAGAACCTCCATCTCCACCAACATCAAGGAGCGCCTGGACTTCTCCTGCGCTGTTTTTGGGCCTGATGGGGGTTTGGTGTCCAATGCGCCCCACATCCCCGTTCATCTGGGAGCCATGCAGGAGACTGTCCAGTACCAG ATCAGATCACTGGGGAACAAACTGAAAGAAGGGGATGTGATCCTGAGTAACCACCCGTGTGCCGGCGGCAGCCATCTTCCAGACCTCACCGTCATCACGCCG GTGTTCAGAAAAGGAGTGAACGGTCCAGTGTTCTTTGTGGCCAGCAGGGGGCATCATGCCGACATCGGAGGCATCACTCCAGGCTCCATGCCCCCCCACTCCACTTCCCTTCAGCAGGAGGGCGCAGTCTTCATTTCCTTCAAGCTTGTCAGCGGGGGAGTCTTCCAGGAGGAAG CTGTCACCGACGCGCTGATGGCTCCGGCTCAGTACCCCGGCTCCTCTGGGACTCGTAATCTCCACGACAACCTGTCAGACCTGCGTGCTCAGGtggcagccaatcagagaggcAGCCAGCTGGTGGGGGAGCTGATTGACACTTACGGACTCGCCGTGGTTCAGGCCTACATGGGGTACATCCAG agtaACGCTGAGCTGGCAGTGAGGGACATGCTCAAAGCGTTCGCacagcggcggcggcagcagcaggcCGGCTCCTTGGAGGTGGAGTCAGAAGATTTCTTGGACGACGGGACGCCGATCAGACTGCGGGTTCAGATTAACGAGGAAGTG GGCAGCGCGGTGTTTGACTTCACGGGGACGGGGACGGAGGTGTGGGGGAACTGCAACGCTCCTCGAGCCATCACTCTGTCCGCCCTCATCTACTGCCTGCGCTGCATGGTGGGCCAGGACATTCCCCTCAATCAG gGTTGCCTCGCTCCGATCAAAGTCATCATCCCCCCCGGCTCCATCCTGCAGCCGTCCCAGAATGCAGCTGTGGTCGGTGGAAACGTGCTCACGTCCCAGCGAGTGGTCGACGTCATATTCAAGGCGTTTGAGGCGTGCGCTGCCTCCCAG GGCTGCATGAACAACATCTCGTTCGGCAGCGACAGTGTTGGTTACTACGAGACGGTGGCTGGGGGAGCGGGAGCGGGGCCCGGCTGGGACGGGCGGAGCGGAGTGCACTCCCACATGACCAACACCCGCATCACTGATCCGGAGATCTTGGAAAAAAG GTATCCGGTCATTTTGGAGCATTTCTCTCTGCGGCCCGGCTCAGGAGGCACAGGGAGGTACCGCGGCGGAGACGGCGTGATCCGGAAACTCTTGTTCAGGAACAAGGTCGTTCTATCCGTCCTGACAGAAAGGCGAGCCACTCGCCCTTATGGCCTTATGG GCGGTGAGGACGGAGAAGCAGGGCTGAACCTGCTCCACAGAGCCGACGGTCGAGTCCTCAACCTGGGAGCCAAAACCAGCGTCAGCCTTCAGCCAGGG GACATGTTCTGCCTCTACACCCCAGGAGGAGGCGGGTATGGAGGAGAGGACGCAAACAGGACACCTCAGACAAAACGAAGACGTTTGAACGAGACGTTCCCAGAAAGAGGCAGCATCTTTGAGTACAGAATGGCACAAGAAGgggtttaa
- the foxh1 gene encoding forkhead box protein H1 encodes MTKHRPEQSLLAPPVLSHHHHHLGEHRDHHLDVHGNNAQRSSPSRGVARSSAAPGGRRGPVQMAPQQPARLESQPARSDAHMKEQSESRDSWSGEKSSGGRKKNYQRYPKPPYSYLAMIAMVIQRSPEKKLTLSEILKEISTLFPFFKGNYKGWRDSVRHNLSSYDCFVKVLKDPGKPQGKGNFWTVDLSRVPLELLKRQNTAVSRQDETIFAQDLAPYILQGYKPESELPASSDAALPPVRSEDPSPPQGDPFRPKLELSFAIDSLLHSLRPSAASGDGDAAARDCWGEVERPRYASSARSASASSASPASTSSSSDDEWKGVQHSVKRLPPTCESRSDGYEDYRPPLQKSSRRENFAPPWELPTSYSKHTPPNAVAPPSMRFSGGPLVPLHSGLPLYSFNGSPLTPGHFLSHTYWPILPSRQVSVQAPPLLVDLDHMLQSVPPNKSVFDALVPTNQNSYSHPQAQSQYGLQNGAPLNRYHQF; translated from the exons ATGACAAAGCACCGGCCGGAGCAGAGTCTCCTGGCACCACCCGTTCtgtcccaccaccaccaccacctagGAGAACATCGCGACCATCACCTTGACGTCCACGGGAATAATGCGCAGCGGAGCTCTCCTTCCAGGGGCGTAGCGCGGAGCTCAGCAGCCCCAGGTGGGCGTCGTGGCCCAGTTCAGATGGCTCCTCAGCAGCCGGCGCGCCTAGAGAGCCAACCGGCGCGCTCAGATGCCCACATGAAGGAGCAGAGTGAAAGCCGGGACTCATGGAGCGGGGAGAAGAGCAGCGGAGGGAGGAAGAAGAACTACCAGCGGTATCCCAAACCACCGTACTCCTATCTGGCTATGATCGCCATGGTGATCCAGCGGTCTCCAGAGAAGAAGCTGACTTTATCTGAG atcCTGAAGGAAATCAGCACCCTCTTCCCATTTTTCAAAGGAAACTACAAAGGCTGGAGGGATTCTGTGCGACACAACCTTTCTTCTTATGACTGCTTTGTTAAG GTGCTGAAGGATCCTGGAAAGCCTCAGGGGAAAGGGAACTTCTGGACCGTGGATTTGAGCCGCGTTCCCCTGGAGCTCCTGAAGAGGCAGAACACGGCGGTGTCGCGCCAGGATGAGACCATCTTCGCCCAGGATCTGGCCCCCTACATTCTGCAGGGGTACAAGCCAGAATCAGAGCTTCCTGCTAGCTCAGACGCCGCCCTCCCACCCGTGCGCTCAGAGGACCCCTCGCCGCCACAGGGGGACCCGTTTCGTCCCAAGCTGGAATTGTCCTTCGCCATCGACTCCCTGCTGCACAGCCTGCGGCCTTCGGCTGCGTCCGGGGATGGAGACGCGGCTGCCCGGGACTGCTGGGGGGAGGTGGAGCGCCCTCGTTACGCCTCCTCAGCCCGCAGCGCCTCCGCCAGCTCTGCAAGCCctgcctccacctcctcctcctctgatgaCGAATGGAAAGGAGTGCAGCACTCTGTGAAGCGTCTTCCTCCCACCTGTGAGTCCAGGTCAGATGGTTATGAGGATTACAGGCCGCCGCTGCAGAAATCTTCCAGGCGGGAGAATTTTGCACCTCCCTGGGAGCTGCCTACTTCCTATTCCAAGCATACTCCCCCCAACGCTGTTGCCCCACCTAGCATGCGTTTCAGCGGAGGTCCCCTGGTGCCCCTGCACAGTGGACTACCTCTCTACAGCTTCAATGGCTCGCCTCTGACACCCGGTCACTTTCTGAGTCACACCTATTGGCCCATCCTCCCCAGCAGACAGGTCTCGGTTCAGGCCCCTCCTTTACTCGTGGACCTGGACCACATGTTGCAGTCTGTGCCTCCAAATAAGAGCGTTTTTGACGCTCTCGTGCCAACGAATCAGAACTCTTACTCACATCCACAAGCGCAGAGTCAGTACGGCCTGCAGAACGGGGCTCCACTGAACCGATACCATCAGTTCTGA